The nucleotide sequence CTCGAGGACTGCGCTCCGGAGCAGCGCGGGCTGCAGCAGGGCCAATGCTGGCTGCGTTCGGTACCGGCGAGTCCAACGCCATCGTCGCGTGGTATAGCGTGTACCCGTTGGCCCTTCAATTATGCGCAGCGCGAAGTCGTGGCTGTGGCAAGCAAAGTTGCCTATCCTCCCGGCCGTATGCAAGCTGCCTCTTCGTCGCTTCCGCTCCTAATCGCCGCCCTGGTGGTCGGCATCGTCGCGCTCGTGTGGGGCGCGAATCGCTTCGTGGACGGAGCCGACGCCGGGGCGCGATCGCTCGGCGTGCCCCCGATCGTAGTTGGCCTCACCGTGGTGGCCTTCGCCACGTCGGCCCCCGAATTGCTCGTTTCGAGCGTAGCCGCGTTCAGCGGTAGTCCCGATATTGGAATCGGCAACGCGCTCGGATCGAACATCGCCAACATGGGTCTGGTGCTCGGGCTCACGGCAGCCGTGCGACCGGTCGGCCTGCCGGAGCGGCTGCTCCGACAGGAGCTGCCATTGCTCGCGCTGGCGATGGTGGTGACCTTCTTTCTGCTGCAGGACTCGCGGCTCGGCCGGCTGGACGGCATCCTGTTGCTCAGCGGACTGGTTGGCTTCGCCGTGCTCACGGTCCGCAACGCCCTGCGGGCAAGACCTGCCAATCACGCTGCCGAGCTCGCGGCCAATCCAGCAGCCAACGGCACGGCGAGCGCCGCCCTACAGCTTGTGGTCGGCCTGGTGGTCCTGTTGCTCAGCTCAAGAGCCCTGGTATGGGCGGCCGCGAGCTTGGCTCGATTCATGGGCATCCCGGAGCTCGTGATCGGACTCACGGTGATCGCCGTTGGCACCAGCCTACCTGAGCTTGCCGCCAGCGTGGCCTGCGCCCTCCGAGGTCAACCGGAAATGGCTGTGGGCAACATCGTGGGCTCGAACCTGTTCAACCTTCTCGGAGTGCTTGGCTTGCCCGGTGTCATCATGCCTCAGGCGATCGATTCGGCCGTGATCGAACGAGACTTCGCCGCCATGGTGGCGCTCACGCTGCTTGCTGTCACGCTGGCCTATTCCGGTAGTGTCAAGCGCATCTCGCGCCTCGGGGGCCTGTTGCTGCTGCTCGCCTACGGCGCCTACGGCGTGTGGCTGTTTGCGCCTCCATGAAGGAGAGCGCGCAGTCGGGGGCGGGACTGGACCAAACGATCAAGACTCCTGTGGCGCAGCCGGAACCGCAAGCTTCACGCCAGACTCAGCAAAACGCTCATTGAGCTTCATCGTGCCGGCGAGCTCTTCGAAGATGCCGTCTCATGCGGGGCCACGACGTAACGCAGACTGTAAGCCTTGCCTTCCCGAGCGATCACAACGGTGATCTCTCGTGATCTCAGCGCGGCGGCCGCTGCAGTGCGCAACGAACGTGCGTCAAACAGCGGATAGTCGTTGAGCTCCTGAACAACGTCGCCGTCGCGAAAGCCTAGTGGCAAGGCACAGCTGTCGTCGTCGACCCCCACCAGCAAGAAGCCTTCGCTCATTCCGTCCTGACGAAACGGCACCAGACGCAGGGAACGAAGACAGGGCGGCCCCGTCTGCAGATGAGCAAGCGTGCACCGGGCGATCCGGTATCGGCCCGGGCTCTGCTCCGACACGAAATCTGCGAAAGGGCCGGGACAAGGCGTGGCCAGTCCCGGGGGGCCCTTGCCCGGCGCCTGATCGCCGTTACCTCGAGCCTTGTGCCCGCTCGCAGGAGTGGCCGCGCCGCCACAACCCTGATTGGCCACGAATGCCAGGATGAACGCGGCCGAAAGCCGGCAACGCCTTGCGCGGGCGCGGTGAGCTGGCCTTGCACCAGTTCCTCGCTCGGACGCTCGGGGCGACACGCCGCGATACTGCATAGGAATGGCAGCCGCGTCCAGCCCCCGCGCGACCGGCCCAGGGCGCCCCCCAAACTGATCCGTAGTTGAGGCGCAGGAAGCAAGGTCGACACTAGCTCGAGGGCGCCGGCGGGCGGCCGTCCGCTGCGACCGCGCGCTCGCTCAAGCGAGGAAGCGATCGGCCTTGCAGAAAATATGACACCCAGACGCCTGCCGTGTATGGAAGGCAGTACTCATCCCACATGGTGCACCAATGCCTGCAGAGCCCGCCATCCGATCCCTTGACCAAACCAAGCCTCTGTCCGGAAGCAGACCCCAGGCAAACCGTACGGCCCGGGGCGCCAACACCGCTTCCGGCGCCGACTGGACCGGAACGCGGCTCGGTCGCTACACGATTCTGGGAGAACTCGCCGCGGGAGGCATGGCTTCCGTTTGTTTGGCGCAAGGAGGCGGAATCGAAGGGTTCCGTCGCCTGTTCGCGCTCAAAATGCTGCATCCGGAAATGGCCGCGAACCCGGTCGCCGTCAAGTGGTTCCTCGACGAGGCCTGGATCGCCGGGCAGGTCCGCCACTACAATGCGGTTTCCGCCATCGAGGCGAGTCAACGTGGTGACTCGAGCTACTACCTGGTGATGGAGTACATTGCAGGGGATCATCTACGAAATCTACTGCGTCAGGCGTACCGCAACGGAGAACGTATGCCCGCGCGTGTGGCCGTTCGCATCGTGATCGACACCCTCGCCGGACTGGAGGCGATTCATGATCTCAAGGACAGCCAGGGCCGGCCGCTGGAGCTGATCCACCGAGACGTGTCGCCTCAGAACATCCTGGTCGGCGTCGACGGCATAACGCGCTTGACCGACTTTGGCCTGACGCAGCCGGCGCAGCGCATCAACAGGGAGCGTGCCGAGCTCTTCGCGGGCAAGCTCGCCTATATGTCTCCGGAGCATGTTGGCCAGGAGACCCTGGATCAGCGCTCCGATCTGTTTTCGATGGGCGTGGTCCTGTGGGAAAGTCTCACTACTGCTCGTTTGTTCGCGGCCCCTACACCCAAGCTGACCATCGATCGCGTGCGCGAGGCACGGGTAACCAAGCCATCGCGGATTCGCGCGGATCTGTCCGCGTTCGACCGCGTCGTCGCCAGAGCCCTCGCCCCCTGTGCGTCAGCTCGCTTTCGGACTGCCCGTGAGTTCCGGGCGGCACTGCATCAGGCTTGCGCCGAAATCGGTGGCCCGGCGTCGCGGCGGGAGGTACGCTGGATCGTGTCCCAGTACGCAGCAGAGAAGCTGCAGCGGGAGCGGGAGCTGGGACGCTCTCCTGTGATGCTAAGTCAGCCGCGTGCTTCAGCCCCAGCGGCCGGCCCCCGGCCGCCACGAGGCCGCAAGCCGCTCACCCGCGCCTCGAGGACCGGCAGCTGTGCCGACCAAGTGGACAGCCTCGCGAACGCCGTGTGAGGCGTTCCAGCCACCCATCGGGCCCGCTTCCACGGGCCCTTACCTTGTCGTGACCAGGTAATCGTTGATCACGTTTTCCAGCAACTCCTGCTTGCCGCTGTGCCGTTCAGGCTCTGCGCCTTCGGCTGCGATGTTCCGCAACGTCTCGAGGTCGAGCTCCCCTCGCTCGAAACGCCGCCCCTCTGCCGCGTCGAAGCTGCGATAGCGCCCGTCACGAAGCTCCTTGACGCGGGAGTCGCCGAGCAGCCGATCCGCGATCAACAGGCCACGAGCGAACGCATCCATTGCCCCGATGTGGGCCACAAACAGGTCTTCGGAATCGGTCGACTCCCGGCGCAGCTTCGCATCGAAGTTCAATCCTCCCGAGCCGAGACCGCCCGCTTCCAGCACGACCGTCATGGCGTGAACGCAATCGTAGAGGTCCAGAGGAAACTGGTCCGTGTCCCACCCGTTGTGCGGGTCGCCTCGATTTGCATCTATCGATCCCAGCAGCCCCGCGTCAGCCGCCATGCGGAGCTCGTGAGCAAACGAATGCCCGGCGAGCGTGGCGTGGTTTGCCTCCACGTTCAGCTTGAAGTCGCCTGCCAGCTTCGCGTGCCGCAAGAATCCAATAACCGTTTGCGCGTCGAAGTCGTACTGATGCTTCATCGGCTCCATGGGCTTCGGCTCCACCAGGAAGGTGCCGCCAAAGCCGATCGAGCGCCCGTAGTCACGTGCCTTCTCCAAAAAGACAGCCAGATGCTCCAGCTCTCGTTTGGTGTCGGTGTTGTGCAGGCACGCGTAGCCTTCCCGGCCACCCCAGAACACGTAGTTCTCGCTGCCCAGGGCCACGGTGGCGTCGAGCGCCGCCTTGACCTGAGCCCCTGCCCGCGCCACTACCGCAAAATCCGGATTCGTCGCAGCACCGTTCATGTAGCGCGGGTGCGCGAACAGGTTCGCGGTCCCCCACAGAAGCTTCAACCCAGTGTCGCGCTGCCGTTCCCGCGCCAGCTCGACCATCGCCGCCAAGTTGCTCTCCGATTCAGCCACGCTTGCGCCTTCAGGCGCCAGATCGAAGTCGTGGAAACAGTAGTAAGGCACCCCGAGCTTCGTGCAGAACTCGAATGCCGCATCGAGCCTCTCTCTCGCGCGCTCTTGAAGATCCGCGTGCATCGCCCACGCCTGCTCGCGCGTCGGGCGCCCGAAGGGGTCGCTCCCCGTACCGCACAACGTGTGCCAATAACAAACGGAAAAGCGCAAATGCTCTTCCATGCTCTTTCCGCGCACCTCGCGCTTCGCATCGTACGACTTGTACGCCAGCGGATTATCCGATCCCGGACCCTCATACGAAATCCGACCAATGCCCGGAAAGTACTCCCGGTTTCCAACAAAGACTGTTCTCATCGCATTTGCCTCGGCCCCGAGTGCTTATGCTTACCTTGGGAGGCTCTCCGGCTCACCCGTACAGATTCGTCGCAGCGGCGACTGCCCGCTGGTATTCGCCAAAGATCTCGTTGTAGAGTCGCACCCGATCCGGCACCGGATCGCAGCAGCGATCCTGGTCGCGCGTGAGGTGGTCCGGCAGCAACCTGGACAGACTGGCGCGGCCCTCGGCGAGCTCCAACGCTTGCATGGCCGCGCCAAATGCGGCGCCCTCGTCCTGTTGGAAGACCGTCACAGGTACGTCGCATACGTCGGCAACGACCTGACGCCACTGTCCGCTCTTGGCGCCACCTCCGGTCAAGACTATCTCGGACGCACCAACCCCCAATTCCCTGAGTCGCTCGAGACCGAATCGCAAGGCAAAGGTGGCGCCCTCCACTGCTGAACGCAGCAGATTCTCCGGCCGGGCGTTGCACGCCTGCAGGCCCACGATGCAGCCTCGGGCGTTTGGTAGATTCGGAGTGCGTTCTCCACCAAAAAAGGGCACGGTGATGACACCCTCAGCGCCCGCCGGCGCAGACTGAATCTGTGCCTCAAAGGATCCCATCGCCGCGCCGAGGAGAGCGCGCATGAGCTCCGTTGCCACCGTGCAGTTCATCGTGCAGAGCAAGGGAAGCCAGCCGCCGGTCGACGAACAGAATGCGGCGATGCTTCCCTTGCGATCGATGACGGGGTGATCGGAGTAGGCATAGACCGTTCCCGAAGTCCCCAGGCTCATGGTGACCTGCCCCGCATGCACGTTGCCCGTGCCGATAGCACCCATCATGTTGTCGCCGCCACCTATCGAAACGGGCACACCTGGCGGCAGGCCCAATCGTACAGCGATCTCGGGGCGCAGCGTGCCGATCGCTTCATTCTCTATTCTGAGAGGAGGCAGACACTCGAGCAGGTCTCGACCGGGGTCGATCGCCCTGAGCATGTCCGGCGACCAGGTTCGCTTGCGGATGTCCAGAAAACCTGTGCCCGAAGCATCTCCGCTCTCTGCGCAGCGCTCGCCCGTAAGGTAGAAGTTCAGGTAGTCGTGCGGCAGCAAGATGCTGTCCAGCCGCTCGTACAGCTCGGGCTGCTTCTTCTTGAGCCGGAGGATCTTGGAAGCCGTGTAGCCCGGAAGAACCAGGTTGCCCAGCTTGTCGAGACACGCTTCGCGGCCCCCGAAGGCGGCCGTGATTTCCGTACACTCGGCTTCCGTCGACGTGTCACACCAAAGCTTGACCGGCGCCAGGACCTCGCCCGAACGGTCCACCGCCACAAAACCGTGCTGCTGCCCGGATACGCCCATCGCGACGACGCTCTTCCGGATACCGGGATCGGCCGCTGCCATCGCGTCCGCGAGTGCTCTGGTCCACCAATCCGCCTGCTGTTCGGCAACACCTCCCTGGTCCCGGTGCAGCTCGATCGGCGCGCTCACGCTTGAAGCGATCCGGCGAGTGTCAGGATCGTAAAAGACGACCTTGAGACTCTGGGTGCCTAAATCGATCCCGACAACGGTACGCATGCTACTGAGCCGTTCGTGGCGGCCGAACGAGCAACCAAGACACCGAGCCTAGCGGCAGACGTCCTTTCCGGTCAACGCGCAGGGGGTAACCGTTCACCGGGGTCTGAGCCATCCAACTCCGCAGCGCGGCGTCATGCTCGGTCCGGAGTCGCGGCCGCTCAAACGCTCATTGATCTGCTCAAACGCTCAGTTCTCGGCTAGAATGATGGTGCAAGCGCGGGTTGTCTGGGCTACACACGTCCCAAACGCGGTGAGAGGCCGCGCGCTCCGCTGCAGCGCGGTCCTGGCCTTCAAGACCATGAGCAACCGGCTGCAGAGTGTCTCCCGTAGCGCCACAGGCGCAGGGCGTCTGCGGTACGTTCGCTCACCAAGGCGAAAAAAGCGCCTAGGAGGAACAGTGTTTGGACGACTACTAGCTCAAATCCAGCGCCGGCTTCCGGCGCAACCCGCGCACGCACACTGCGACGGCCCCTGCGGCATCTACGATCCGGCTGCCGCTCGAATCGCCGCGGAGGCCGTCCGGTCGATGACGAACAAGATCCTGGCATTGACGCCGCCCGATCCTTCCGACGGGGACGCCCTGGTGCGCTATCACAACACGCTGGCTCGCTACGTTGCCATCAAGGAAGAGCAAGCCGAGCTCACGAAACGGGAGCTGCTCATCTTGTGGACCGACTACTTCAAGCCCCCGCACCTCAGCGCCTATCCAGACCTGCACGACACGTTCTGGAGAGCGGCCAAGCTGTGCTCGGCCTGCAAGGTGGAGGTGAGCCCTGTGCACGCTGACGAGCTGCTCGAAGCCATCCAGCAGATCCACAAGATTTTCTGGGAATCCAAGAACCGCACGGTGGATTGGGTTCTCGCCGGCTAGTGTCCCGTATCCAGCTATGATAGCCACCACGATCCTGGGCACGGTCGCCGAGCTGGTAGCTTGGTGCAAAGGTCAGCGGCGATGGTTTCGCGTGCACGGAGACAGCATGTGGCCCACGCTCGAGCCCGGGGCTTGCGTGTTGGTCGACACCCGCGGACTGCTCCCCGCCATCCCAAACGCGATCGTGGTCGTTACAGAACCCGAGAAGGACGGCGTCGCGCTTGTGAAACGCGTGGCTTCCGTGGGCGCGCGAGGCTTCGCGGTTATGAGCGACAGCCCCGTCCATGCACGTGACAGCCGGCAAT is from Pseudomonadota bacterium and encodes:
- the sodN gene encoding superoxide dismutase, Ni; translation: MFGRLLAQIQRRLPAQPAHAHCDGPCGIYDPAAARIAAEAVRSMTNKILALTPPDPSDGDALVRYHNTLARYVAIKEEQAELTKRELLILWTDYFKPPHLSAYPDLHDTFWRAAKLCSACKVEVSPVHADELLEAIQQIHKIFWESKNRTVDWVLAG
- the xylA gene encoding xylose isomerase, with amino-acid sequence MRTVFVGNREYFPGIGRISYEGPGSDNPLAYKSYDAKREVRGKSMEEHLRFSVCYWHTLCGTGSDPFGRPTREQAWAMHADLQERARERLDAAFEFCTKLGVPYYCFHDFDLAPEGASVAESESNLAAMVELARERQRDTGLKLLWGTANLFAHPRYMNGAATNPDFAVVARAGAQVKAALDATVALGSENYVFWGGREGYACLHNTDTKRELEHLAVFLEKARDYGRSIGFGGTFLVEPKPMEPMKHQYDFDAQTVIGFLRHAKLAGDFKLNVEANHATLAGHSFAHELRMAADAGLLGSIDANRGDPHNGWDTDQFPLDLYDCVHAMTVVLEAGGLGSGGLNFDAKLRRESTDSEDLFVAHIGAMDAFARGLLIADRLLGDSRVKELRDGRYRSFDAAEGRRFERGELDLETLRNIAAEGAEPERHSGKQELLENVINDYLVTTR
- a CDS encoding calcium/sodium antiporter translates to MASKVAYPPGRMQAASSSLPLLIAALVVGIVALVWGANRFVDGADAGARSLGVPPIVVGLTVVAFATSAPELLVSSVAAFSGSPDIGIGNALGSNIANMGLVLGLTAAVRPVGLPERLLRQELPLLALAMVVTFFLLQDSRLGRLDGILLLSGLVGFAVLTVRNALRARPANHAAELAANPAANGTASAALQLVVGLVVLLLSSRALVWAAASLARFMGIPELVIGLTVIAVGTSLPELAASVACALRGQPEMAVGNIVGSNLFNLLGVLGLPGVIMPQAIDSAVIERDFAAMVALTLLAVTLAYSGSVKRISRLGGLLLLLAYGAYGVWLFAPP
- the xylB gene encoding xylulokinase, which codes for MRTVVGIDLGTQSLKVVFYDPDTRRIASSVSAPIELHRDQGGVAEQQADWWTRALADAMAAADPGIRKSVVAMGVSGQQHGFVAVDRSGEVLAPVKLWCDTSTEAECTEITAAFGGREACLDKLGNLVLPGYTASKILRLKKKQPELYERLDSILLPHDYLNFYLTGERCAESGDASGTGFLDIRKRTWSPDMLRAIDPGRDLLECLPPLRIENEAIGTLRPEIAVRLGLPPGVPVSIGGGDNMMGAIGTGNVHAGQVTMSLGTSGTVYAYSDHPVIDRKGSIAAFCSSTGGWLPLLCTMNCTVATELMRALLGAAMGSFEAQIQSAPAGAEGVITVPFFGGERTPNLPNARGCIVGLQACNARPENLLRSAVEGATFALRFGLERLRELGVGASEIVLTGGGAKSGQWRQVVADVCDVPVTVFQQDEGAAFGAAMQALELAEGRASLSRLLPDHLTRDQDRCCDPVPDRVRLYNEIFGEYQRAVAAATNLYG
- a CDS encoding S26 family signal peptidase encodes the protein MIATTILGTVAELVAWCKGQRRWFRVHGDSMWPTLEPGACVLVDTRGLLPAIPNAIVVVTEPEKDGVALVKRVASVGARGFAVMSDSPVHARDSRQFGSLAPEQLVGPVTLSFDRSGGFRLFDVGSERASPFRFRSAVP
- a CDS encoding serine/threonine protein kinase, encoding MPAEPAIRSLDQTKPLSGSRPQANRTARGANTASGADWTGTRLGRYTILGELAAGGMASVCLAQGGGIEGFRRLFALKMLHPEMAANPVAVKWFLDEAWIAGQVRHYNAVSAIEASQRGDSSYYLVMEYIAGDHLRNLLRQAYRNGERMPARVAVRIVIDTLAGLEAIHDLKDSQGRPLELIHRDVSPQNILVGVDGITRLTDFGLTQPAQRINRERAELFAGKLAYMSPEHVGQETLDQRSDLFSMGVVLWESLTTARLFAAPTPKLTIDRVREARVTKPSRIRADLSAFDRVVARALAPCASARFRTAREFRAALHQACAEIGGPASRREVRWIVSQYAAEKLQRERELGRSPVMLSQPRASAPAAGPRPPRGRKPLTRASRTGSCADQVDSLANAV